One region of Candidatus Peribacteraceae bacterium genomic DNA includes:
- a CDS encoding formate--phosphoribosylaminoimidazolecarboxamide ligase, producing MPRPSHRRPLLSPKKDPRNFVIATMGSHSALQILKGARDEGMRNLVVCKKGTEQIYRNFPVADEIITVEDWSEWDEGLEKELIKRNAILIPHGSFIAYLGPDRVKRMKAMYYGAKEILEWESDRDMEREWLLKSGLLLPRVFDKPEDIDRPVIIKFHGAGGGFGYFVVKSAKQFYEVKNRKYPEENDFVIQEYIVGAPLYVHYFYSPITRELEIMSMDKRYESNADSIGRIRAEDQLAANIHTSYTIVGNIPIVIRESLLPQLFQMGEKVVKVSKKLKGAGKGLFGPFCLEAIITRKLEIYVFEISARIVAGTNPFIEGSPYTALKYDVPMSTGRRIARDIKQAIEKGRLGEILG from the coding sequence ATGCCGCGCCCGTCGCATCGCCGGCCCCTGCTTTCTCCGAAGAAGGATCCACGGAACTTCGTCATCGCCACGATGGGGAGCCATTCGGCGTTGCAGATCCTCAAGGGGGCGCGGGACGAGGGGATGCGCAACCTGGTGGTTTGCAAGAAGGGAACGGAGCAGATCTACCGGAACTTTCCCGTGGCGGACGAGATCATCACGGTGGAAGACTGGAGTGAATGGGACGAAGGTTTGGAGAAGGAGCTCATCAAGCGCAACGCCATCCTCATCCCGCACGGCTCCTTCATCGCGTACCTGGGCCCCGACCGCGTGAAGCGGATGAAGGCCATGTACTACGGCGCCAAGGAGATCCTGGAGTGGGAGAGCGACCGTGACATGGAGCGCGAGTGGCTGCTGAAATCCGGCTTGCTGCTCCCGCGTGTCTTCGACAAGCCCGAGGACATCGACCGCCCCGTCATCATCAAGTTCCACGGCGCGGGCGGGGGGTTCGGGTACTTCGTGGTCAAGTCCGCGAAGCAGTTCTACGAGGTGAAGAACCGCAAGTATCCCGAGGAGAACGACTTCGTGATCCAGGAATACATCGTGGGGGCGCCGCTCTACGTCCACTACTTCTATTCGCCGATCACCAGGGAGCTGGAGATCATGAGCATGGACAAGCGGTACGAATCCAACGCGGATTCCATCGGCCGCATCCGCGCGGAAGACCAGCTGGCCGCCAACATCCACACCTCCTACACCATCGTGGGCAACATTCCCATCGTCATCCGCGAATCGCTCCTCCCGCAGCTCTTCCAAATGGGGGAGAAGGTGGTGAAGGTGAGCAAGAAGCTCAAGGGCGCGGGCAAAGGGCTCTTCGGGCCGTTCTGCCTGGAGGCCATCATCACGCGCAAGCTGGAGATCTACGTGTTCGAGATCTCCGCACGCATCGTGGCCGGCACCAATCCCTTCATCGAAGGGTCACCCTATACGGCGCTCAAGTACGATGTGCCGATGAGTACCGGCCGTCGCATTGCGCGGGATATCAAGCAGGCGATCGAGAAGGGGAGGCTGGGGGAGATATTGGGATGA
- a CDS encoding DUF1297 domain-containing protein, producing the protein MDTASLLSGYDLKNLTVGVLGGHSALDVCHGAKQWGFKTVCVARSGREKTYAQYFKTKGRGEEERGCIDEVILVDAFDDVLKQDVQNALRNANVLFIHNRYFWVYFDDFAKVENEFHVPIFGSRTLLKLEERDQPYNQYHLLRDAGIRTPRIFAKPEEIDRPVLVKANEAARGYERAFFLVTGKDEWERKGAQLQKEGKVTDKWRSAAMEEFVVGAPVNFNFFYSRLSGELELLGTDTRRQTNLDGFLRMTAEEQAEVRKAVPLKMIETGHIACTVKESLLEKAFDLGEKFVKATQKLPKSLDPSGKGIIGPFALQGSVVAEEGKEDIVIFDVSLRIPGSPGVMATPYSGYLYGQSMSVGERVGMEIRKAVEEGRVEEIIT; encoded by the coding sequence ATGGACACCGCCTCCCTCCTCTCCGGCTACGATTTGAAGAATCTGACGGTCGGCGTCCTCGGCGGCCACAGCGCGCTGGACGTGTGCCATGGCGCCAAGCAGTGGGGGTTCAAGACGGTCTGCGTTGCGCGCAGCGGGCGGGAGAAGACGTACGCGCAGTACTTCAAGACGAAGGGGAGGGGGGAAGAGGAGCGGGGCTGTATTGATGAGGTGATCCTGGTGGATGCTTTCGACGATGTACTCAAGCAGGACGTGCAGAACGCCCTGCGGAATGCCAATGTCCTCTTCATCCACAACCGTTACTTCTGGGTCTACTTCGACGATTTCGCCAAAGTGGAAAACGAGTTCCACGTTCCCATCTTCGGGTCCCGCACGCTCCTCAAACTGGAGGAGCGCGACCAGCCCTACAACCAGTACCACCTGCTCAGGGACGCGGGCATCCGCACACCCCGCATCTTCGCGAAGCCGGAAGAGATTGACCGGCCGGTGCTGGTGAAGGCGAACGAGGCGGCGCGGGGGTACGAGCGTGCGTTCTTCCTGGTGACCGGCAAGGACGAGTGGGAGAGGAAAGGCGCGCAGTTGCAGAAGGAGGGGAAGGTGACGGACAAGTGGCGCAGCGCGGCGATGGAGGAATTCGTGGTGGGGGCGCCCGTCAACTTCAACTTTTTCTACTCCCGGCTCAGCGGAGAGCTGGAACTGCTGGGCACCGACACGCGCCGCCAGACGAACCTGGACGGTTTCCTGCGCATGACGGCGGAAGAGCAGGCGGAGGTGCGCAAGGCCGTCCCCCTCAAGATGATCGAGACGGGGCACATCGCCTGCACCGTCAAGGAGTCGCTCCTGGAGAAGGCGTTCGACCTGGGCGAGAAGTTTGTCAAAGCCACGCAGAAGCTCCCCAAGAGTTTGGATCCCTCCGGCAAGGGGATCATCGGTCCGTTCGCGCTCCAGGGGTCGGTGGTGGCGGAGGAGGGGAAGGAGGACATCGTCATTTTCGACGTGAGCCTCCGCATCCCCGGCTCCCCCGGGGTGATGGCGACCCCGTATTCCGGTTACCTGTACGGCCAATCCATGAGCGTGGGGGAGAGGGTGGGGATGGAAATACGGAAGGCGGTGGAGGAAGGCAGGGTGGAGGAAATCATCACATGA
- the trxA gene encoding thioredoxin, with the protein MANDITDAQFESEVLKSPVPVLVDFWAPWCGPCKVMGPVIDELAAEYGPNVKFVKMNVDENGDVAGMFNVMSIPTFILFKDGQPQKAFIGARPKEDMKKEIDGAIA; encoded by the coding sequence ATGGCCAACGACATCACCGATGCGCAATTTGAGAGTGAAGTGCTCAAGTCCCCCGTCCCCGTGCTGGTGGACTTTTGGGCTCCCTGGTGCGGACCCTGCAAGGTGATGGGCCCCGTGATCGACGAGCTCGCCGCGGAGTACGGCCCCAACGTGAAATTCGTGAAGATGAACGTGGATGAGAACGGCGACGTGGCCGGCATGTTCAACGTGATGAGCATCCCCACCTTCATCCTCTTCAAGGACGGCCAGCCGCAGAAAGCCTTCATCGGCGCAAGGCCGAAGGAGGACATGAAGAAGGAGATTGACGGGGCGATAGCGTAA
- the ruvA gene encoding Holliday junction branch migration protein RuvA, whose protein sequence is MISHLRGTVQKLGVGEVIMDVQGVGYRVSVPLDVWEKLPDFTPGSLWISSYIREERFDLFGFLDRAGLVLFEELIKLSGIGPRLGLELCAVPKALLLRAVQEQDEGMLKHVKGVGKKTAQKVLIELKSLMEKNPLLLGEVSAEELPHEFDQDAIAALTSLGYDAPAVTRVLRDLPADLRTTEERVAAALRAL, encoded by the coding sequence ATGATCTCCCACCTGCGAGGAACGGTGCAGAAGCTCGGCGTCGGCGAGGTGATCATGGACGTGCAGGGCGTGGGGTACCGCGTGAGCGTGCCGCTGGACGTGTGGGAGAAGCTGCCGGACTTTACGCCCGGGAGCCTGTGGATCTCGTCGTACATCCGCGAGGAGCGTTTCGATCTCTTCGGCTTCCTGGACCGCGCGGGATTGGTGCTGTTCGAGGAGCTGATCAAGCTCTCCGGCATCGGGCCGCGGCTGGGGCTGGAGCTGTGCGCCGTTCCCAAGGCGTTGCTGCTCCGCGCCGTGCAGGAACAGGACGAGGGGATGCTGAAGCACGTGAAAGGCGTGGGGAAGAAGACGGCGCAGAAGGTGCTCATTGAACTCAAGTCCCTGATGGAGAAGAATCCCCTGCTCCTGGGGGAGGTATCGGCGGAAGAGCTGCCCCACGAGTTCGACCAGGACGCCATCGCCGCGCTCACCTCGCTCGGCTACGACGCCCCCGCCGTCACCCGGGTGCTGCGGGATCTTCCCGCGGACCTGCGGACAACGGAGGAGCGCGTGGCTGCCGCCCTCAGGGCGCTGTAG
- a CDS encoding peptidoglycan DD-metalloendopeptidase family protein, which translates to MHPTRRLLTLLVLCAAAATFSGGAAVLRADIRGEIEGEFEQVLARAKSSYLQRRGVATSQKNTQQTAAEAHKQVVAVGKEKQRVRFAIVQARGMAQDLRNRIAKLEAEQHRLDRIAQTDEERFLSLLRSNKLQAFVTVQQQNGIKFLFRRLLSLSLGAGVEREFQESFVARAREEFLVSLLQAREMATARLATFRKQVVTAEENLTTLTVRHEQLIAQYREADKVYEKAQREALVSEEQLLAFKAEMARVQADVLRLQAEMARFDARIRAKAERELIEKGLMDPRQGGASGVSRLAKLHFTWPVFGPVTATFHDAAYFKRFGVPHEGADIAQGQGSPVSVAADGVVFIVRDGGAKGYTYVLIAHRDGYATLYGHLSSVAVAAGDDVVQGQTIGLSGGQPGTPGAGLLTTGPHLHFEVIKNGTNINPLSVLP; encoded by the coding sequence ATGCACCCTACCCGCCGCCTTCTAACGCTCCTCGTCCTGTGCGCGGCTGCCGCAACGTTTTCGGGCGGTGCCGCCGTGCTGCGTGCGGATATCCGAGGGGAGATCGAGGGGGAATTTGAGCAGGTGCTCGCGCGGGCGAAGTCCAGTTACCTCCAGCGCCGTGGCGTGGCCACTTCGCAGAAGAATACGCAGCAGACCGCGGCGGAAGCCCACAAGCAGGTGGTGGCCGTGGGCAAGGAGAAGCAGCGGGTGCGCTTCGCCATCGTGCAGGCGCGCGGAATGGCGCAGGACTTGCGCAACCGCATCGCCAAGCTGGAGGCGGAGCAGCACCGCCTGGACCGCATTGCGCAGACCGATGAGGAACGTTTCCTCTCGCTCCTGCGCAGCAACAAGCTGCAGGCCTTCGTCACGGTCCAGCAGCAGAACGGCATCAAGTTCCTGTTCCGGCGTCTCCTCAGCCTCTCCTTGGGCGCGGGGGTGGAGCGGGAGTTCCAGGAGAGCTTCGTGGCGCGGGCGCGGGAGGAGTTCCTCGTCTCCCTCCTGCAGGCGCGGGAAATGGCAACGGCGCGCCTCGCCACCTTCCGCAAGCAGGTGGTGACGGCGGAGGAGAACCTCACCACGCTCACGGTGCGTCATGAGCAGCTCATCGCGCAGTACCGGGAGGCCGACAAGGTCTACGAAAAGGCGCAGAGGGAAGCGCTGGTGAGCGAGGAGCAGCTCCTGGCGTTCAAGGCGGAAATGGCACGCGTGCAGGCGGACGTGCTGCGGCTCCAGGCGGAGATGGCGCGGTTCGACGCGCGCATCCGCGCCAAGGCGGAGCGGGAGTTGATCGAGAAGGGGCTCATGGATCCCCGCCAGGGCGGCGCCTCCGGAGTGTCGCGCCTCGCCAAATTGCACTTCACGTGGCCGGTGTTCGGTCCCGTCACCGCCACGTTCCACGATGCCGCGTACTTTAAGCGGTTCGGTGTGCCGCACGAGGGGGCGGATATCGCGCAGGGGCAGGGATCACCCGTCTCGGTGGCGGCCGACGGCGTGGTATTCATCGTCCGCGACGGCGGCGCCAAGGGATACACCTACGTCCTCATCGCCCACCGCGACGGCTACGCCACGCTCTACGGCCACCTCTCCTCCGTGGCGGTTGCGGCGGGGGACGACGTGGTCCAGGGGCAGACCATCGGCCTCTCGGGCGGCCAGCCGGGCACCCCCGGCGCCGGCCTCCTCACCACCGGCCCTCATCTCCACTTCGAAGTGATCAAGAACGGGACGAACATCAATCCGCTCAGCGTGCTGCCGTAG
- the rsmI gene encoding 16S rRNA (cytidine(1402)-2'-O)-methyltransferase, with the protein MPMFVGILGIVGLFGFLYDVLMLSVVSTPIGNLGDITLRAIETLKACDAIICEDTRVTGNLLKQLGIGSPYGRPAGTSLLSFHGHSDPGKVEHILNLLKAGKHLALVSDAGTPGISDPGYAIVSRAREAGVKIESVPGPSAFLTALSISGLPINHFVYLGFLPLKKGRKTLLASFKDEERTIVFYESVHRIVKTLTELAEALKDQPERPVVVARELTKMHEDVVYTNVYSIAEAIPRLTLKGEFVVVIGAR; encoded by the coding sequence ATGCCGATGTTCGTCGGAATCCTCGGTATCGTCGGACTCTTCGGTTTCCTCTATGATGTCCTCATGCTATCGGTGGTTTCCACACCTATCGGCAACCTCGGTGATATCACCCTCCGCGCCATCGAGACACTGAAAGCGTGTGACGCGATCATTTGTGAAGATACGAGAGTGACGGGGAATCTTCTGAAACAACTCGGCATCGGATCGCCGTACGGACGTCCCGCCGGGACGTCCCTACTCAGCTTCCACGGCCACAGCGATCCGGGAAAAGTGGAGCACATCCTCAATCTCCTGAAGGCGGGGAAACATCTCGCGCTCGTGAGCGACGCCGGCACGCCGGGAATCAGCGACCCGGGGTATGCGATCGTGTCCCGCGCGCGGGAAGCCGGCGTGAAGATCGAATCCGTACCGGGACCTTCCGCGTTCCTCACGGCGCTTTCCATCAGCGGCCTCCCCATCAACCACTTCGTGTACCTGGGTTTTTTGCCGCTCAAGAAGGGGCGCAAGACGCTCCTCGCTTCCTTCAAGGACGAGGAGAGGACGATCGTCTTCTACGAATCCGTGCATCGTATCGTGAAGACGCTCACGGAACTGGCGGAGGCTTTGAAGGACCAGCCGGAACGTCCCGTGGTGGTGGCGCGGGAGCTGACGAAGATGCACGAGGATGTTGTGTACACTAATGTGTACTCAATTGCCGAGGCGATCCCCCGACTGACCCTGAAGGGCGAGTTCGTGGTGGTCATCGGCGCAAGGTGA
- the gyrA gene encoding DNA gyrase subunit A — translation MADKNANPGNAQQPLSGGGETISGIGKLAPRPIVTEMEESYLSYAMSVIVSRALPDARDGLKPVHRRILKAMQEEGLTPSHRYSKCAGVVGEVLKKYHPHGDSSVYDALVRLVQDFSMRYPLVDGQGNFGSIDGDSAAAYRYTESRLQKIAMELLADIDKDTVDFMPNYDATRKEPVVLPSKIPNLLLNGTVGIAVGMATNIPPHNLSELIDATLFLIENTDATVEDLLQFVKGPDFPTGGIVYNKEALRQAYLTGRGSVVLRGKAEIEEDSKGRYQIRINEIPYQVNKSAMIERMAQLVTDKVIVGISDIRDESDRDERVRIIIELKKDAYPQKVLNQLFKLTDLQTSFGYNMIALADGIQPRLLNLQELLEIFVGHRRIVITRRVTFDRDRAKERAHILEGLKKALDHIDQIIATIKKSETKEIAKENLVKKFKLTEIQADAILQMRLQTLAGLERKKIEDELAEKRKFIAECEAILKDKKRIDKILKGELEELRNTYGDARKTTVVPSAVGEFSAKDTIPNAPMIVTLTMGGYVKRLSPMQFRAQHRGGKGVKGMTTKDDDEVLSLLHAMNHDDILYFTNTGRVFKLPVYELPQTSRAAKGQAIVNLLQLQPEEHITAMLKADMSGKKYLFMTTSKGTVKRTAASEFENIRRSGLIAQKLPPGDELKWVLATSGKDEIFILTRKGKAIRFKEDDVRDMGRAAAGVRGIMLGQGDIVVEAALIQNPSSSQLLVVMENGLGKMTPVTEYRFQGRGGTGVKAAQLTPKTGDIVGGFVLEKGTDGDLLCISKQGQMIRMRLSDIPSRGRATQGVIVMRLNARDKVATMSVVMEDKEAEEAVLQAAAELRVEEVEAIEKEERKVKRAARAAAKEAESAKK, via the coding sequence ATGGCCGACAAGAACGCGAATCCCGGTAACGCACAGCAACCCCTTTCCGGCGGCGGAGAGACCATTTCCGGCATCGGCAAGCTGGCGCCCCGCCCCATCGTGACGGAAATGGAGGAAAGCTATTTGAGCTACGCGATGAGCGTCATCGTCTCCCGCGCCCTACCCGATGCCCGCGACGGCCTCAAGCCCGTGCACCGGCGCATTCTGAAGGCCATGCAGGAGGAAGGACTCACGCCCAGCCACCGGTACTCCAAGTGCGCGGGTGTGGTGGGTGAAGTGCTCAAGAAATACCATCCGCACGGCGACTCCTCGGTGTACGACGCACTCGTGCGCCTCGTTCAGGATTTCTCCATGCGTTACCCGCTCGTGGACGGGCAGGGAAACTTCGGATCGATCGATGGGGACAGCGCCGCAGCCTATCGGTACACCGAGTCCCGGCTGCAGAAGATCGCCATGGAGCTCCTCGCGGACATCGACAAGGACACCGTGGATTTCATGCCGAACTACGATGCGACCCGCAAAGAGCCTGTCGTCCTGCCCTCCAAGATCCCGAACCTCCTCCTCAACGGCACCGTGGGCATTGCCGTGGGTATGGCCACCAACATCCCGCCCCATAATCTCAGCGAACTGATCGATGCCACACTGTTCCTCATCGAGAACACGGATGCCACGGTGGAAGACCTTCTGCAGTTCGTCAAAGGGCCGGATTTTCCCACGGGAGGCATCGTCTACAACAAGGAAGCCCTCCGGCAGGCTTATCTCACCGGACGCGGATCGGTGGTGCTGCGTGGCAAGGCGGAGATAGAGGAAGACAGCAAAGGACGTTACCAGATCCGCATCAACGAGATCCCGTACCAGGTCAATAAATCCGCCATGATCGAGCGGATGGCGCAGCTCGTGACGGACAAGGTGATCGTGGGGATTTCGGATATCCGCGACGAATCCGATCGGGACGAGAGGGTGCGCATTATCATCGAACTCAAGAAGGACGCCTACCCGCAAAAGGTCTTGAACCAGCTCTTTAAGCTCACCGACCTGCAGACGAGCTTCGGGTACAACATGATCGCGCTGGCGGACGGCATCCAGCCGCGGCTTCTCAACCTGCAGGAGCTCCTGGAGATCTTCGTGGGCCACCGCCGCATCGTCATCACACGGCGCGTGACGTTCGACCGCGACCGCGCCAAGGAGCGCGCACACATTCTGGAAGGCCTCAAGAAGGCGCTGGACCACATCGACCAGATCATCGCCACCATCAAGAAGAGCGAGACGAAGGAGATCGCCAAGGAGAACCTGGTGAAGAAATTCAAGCTCACGGAGATCCAGGCGGACGCCATCCTCCAAATGCGTCTGCAGACTTTGGCCGGCCTGGAACGGAAGAAGATCGAGGATGAGCTGGCGGAGAAGCGGAAGTTCATCGCGGAGTGCGAGGCGATCCTCAAGGACAAGAAGAGGATCGACAAGATCCTCAAGGGGGAGCTGGAGGAACTCCGGAACACGTACGGCGATGCGCGGAAGACCACCGTGGTTCCCAGCGCGGTGGGGGAATTCTCCGCCAAGGACACCATCCCCAACGCCCCCATGATCGTCACGCTGACCATGGGCGGGTACGTCAAACGGCTCAGCCCCATGCAGTTCCGCGCGCAGCACCGCGGCGGCAAGGGCGTCAAAGGCATGACCACGAAGGACGATGACGAGGTGCTCTCGCTCCTCCACGCCATGAACCACGACGACATCCTGTACTTCACCAACACGGGGCGCGTGTTCAAGCTCCCCGTCTACGAGCTGCCCCAGACCAGCCGGGCGGCCAAAGGCCAGGCGATCGTCAACCTCCTCCAGCTCCAACCCGAGGAGCACATCACGGCCATGCTGAAGGCGGATATGAGCGGCAAGAAGTACCTCTTTATGACGACCTCCAAAGGAACGGTCAAGCGCACAGCGGCGAGCGAATTTGAGAACATCCGCCGGTCCGGACTCATCGCGCAGAAGCTCCCTCCGGGCGACGAACTCAAGTGGGTGCTGGCCACGAGCGGCAAGGACGAGATCTTCATCCTCACCCGCAAGGGGAAGGCCATCCGCTTCAAGGAAGACGACGTGCGCGACATGGGGAGGGCGGCGGCCGGGGTCCGTGGCATTATGCTGGGACAGGGGGACATCGTGGTGGAGGCGGCGCTCATCCAGAATCCCTCCTCCAGCCAGCTTCTCGTCGTCATGGAGAACGGCTTGGGGAAGATGACGCCCGTTACGGAGTACCGTTTCCAGGGACGCGGGGGCACGGGGGTCAAGGCCGCACAACTGACGCCGAAGACGGGGGACATCGTGGGCGGGTTCGTGCTGGAGAAGGGGACGGACGGCGACCTGCTCTGCATCAGCAAGCAGGGGCAGATGATCCGCATGCGCCTCTCCGATATCCCCAGCCGCGGCCGCGCCACCCAGGGCGTGATCGTCATGCGGCTCAACGCGCGGGACAAGGTGGCCACCATGAGCGTTGTTATGGAGGATAAGGAAGCCGAGGAGGCGGTTCTCCAGGCCGCAGCGGAGCTTCGCGTGGAAGAGGTGGAGGCGATCGAGAAGGAGGAGCGGAAGGTGAAGAGGGCGGCGAGGGCTGCTGCGAAAGAGGCGGAATCTGCCAAGAAGTAG
- the rpmE gene encoding 50S ribosomal protein L31, producing the protein MKTGIHPEMIKDAKTTCSTCGTVYLIPSTVKEQSVEVCRSCHPVYTGKANKEARGGRVERFRKRMAAGKGTPESAPKAHKK; encoded by the coding sequence ATGAAAACCGGTATCCATCCAGAAATGATCAAGGACGCAAAAACGACCTGCTCCACCTGCGGGACGGTGTATCTGATCCCCTCAACGGTCAAAGAGCAGAGCGTGGAAGTGTGCCGCAGCTGCCACCCCGTCTATACCGGCAAGGCCAACAAGGAGGCGCGTGGAGGCCGCGTGGAGCGGTTCCGCAAGAGGATGGCGGCAGGGAAGGGCACACCGGAAAGCGCCCCCAAAGCGCACAAGAAGTAG